The Odontesthes bonariensis isolate fOdoBon6 chromosome 19, fOdoBon6.hap1, whole genome shotgun sequence genome includes the window CAGCTTGTTTAGATTttctaaataaaataattttctaaataaaaataTGTGATATGTTAACACTGATGACTAAGTCAGATAAAGCAGCAGCACCACACAAACTGGGTACGACTCGGTTAACTACACAACTTCATTTGAATGTAAGAAATTAAAACGAAAGAGTTTTTGGAATAAACAgcgatcagccacaacattacgACCACAGACATAATGTGGTCATCACAGACCGGTAAAGTGAGCAACACTTCTCATCTTGATCCAATGCAATCttctgctgggaaaacctgCATTCTGGGACTCACGTGAACTTCCCTTTGACAACTACCTAAACGTTTCTGCAGACTAATCACCCCCCACAGCCATACAGTATGGCAACACCACTCCCTGAACGAGCAGCTTTCCGCAGAGGGGGAACACTGAGCCGTGGCAAAAGAGCCTGTCAAAGAGCCTGAGCTGTTCCCTGACCCCTAAACTCTCCAGATACCAATCTGTTCGGATCTGATGGAGTCTGTGGGAAGCAAGCCCTATACACGAAGACCCTCCCCACAAGATATAGAGCCCATACAAACCCTTTCTAAGGTCCTGGTACAAGACACTCCAGGACACCTTCAGATGTTCTTTGACCACACCTTGACTGGTCAGAGCTCTTTTGGCAGGATGAGGAGGGCACATTCTATATTAGGCAGGTGGTCATAGTGTTACGGCTGATCAGTGTATAGCCCattagaaaataaaagcatgttttcttttttttatgacatGAGGCGATCTATACCTTTTATGCTTATTTCATGTAATTCATCTAAGTTCAAATATTCAGATTTGAACTTTAGTCTTTTCTCCTTTACTGCAGGAGGTGATCGAAGCGATAGCAGAGAGCGCTTTTAAGACCTCACCTTACCCCGTCATTCTGTCTTTTGAAAACCATGTGGATTCGTAAGTGGTATCGATAtatctgaggttttttttatttttgccctGTGGTATTAAAATCAACCAAGTATTTGCTCTGAAATTGAATACGCGTAGGGTTAGAGTTTAGAACTGACCTTTGTCCTCTGTCAATTCAGATCTAAACAGCAGGCCAAGATGGCAGAGTACTGCAGGACAATCTTCGGGGACGCTCTGCTCATTGACCCACTTGACAAATATCCGGTATGATTACTAAAGGCTGCTTTTGACTTCATATTCACGGGGGTAATTAACTTGCTGACCATTGAATTAGATCAAATGTCTTGTGATATGCAGATGAGCTCATGGTCTTGATTAATTTTTATCCAGAGATGAGACATCACTCAGACCACAGAGCCCTGTTACACCAGAGCAGAGGCTAATTTGACACTACTGTACTCATCTAAACCGAGAAAATTGGACACGCAAAATCACAGCTGGTCCTGAAAAAATGAGCAAACTAATGAAGCCCAAGCTGTAAATAAGTCACCAAGGTTTGGCTCTCAGAGCAGAGTGGGGCGACATTCAAAATAAGCGCAGTCATCTTTTGTTGTTAGGTAGCACAACTGTTAATTTAGGCTGGTTTTAGGGATTTTTGACTTTATTAATAAAACACTGTGGTTGGCCCTGTGAGTCCTGTGACATTATGGCATCAAATTTGGATTTAGTCACATTTATATTATCATATTAGTTGCTATTGTTAGTTAGCAACTAACAATTAGTTGCTCACCGTGTTTAAAATCtttaaagaaaatgttcatcTGACTTAAACTCCTGGTCTTTTTGTGTCATACCGTTCTACCTCAAAGTTTACTATTTTTATCGTCAATGTGATTTTAGCTGGTCCCAGGTCAGCCACTTCCCTCGCCACAGGAGATGATGGGGAAGATACTTGTCAAAAACAAGAAGAAGCATCACCATCACCGACCCTccgagagcagcagcagcatacGACGCAAAGATCCAGGGGAGCAGTCATCACCTGTTAACGGTAGGAATAGACTTGATTTGAACTGTTATCTCTGTTAATACCAGTCAGTGAGCTATGATCAAGTTAAAGTTCATGTCTATATCCAGAGCTAATTGAAAGCTGACAGATTTTTGTGCTCTGTGTAGACTCCCCTCTGACAGATGGCGATGGAAGCCAGATGCTGTCCAATGGGGAGGAAAATCTGGCTGAGAGGATGGTCAAAGACTCAGAGCCTCGCAAGTCCATCGGTGGGTTCAGCAAAAATGAAATTAATGGCTACAAGTCGTTGCAACACGTTGAACACTGTAACGTTTTTAGGTGTCTTTATCTCATCCtaaacaggaggggaaggagaaagcgaggaggatgaggaggatgaaCCCGAGAAAAAGCCCAATTCTGATGAGGTAAGAGGATAGATGAATGGACTGTTTGACAGACTCATTGGCCGAATGATGGATTAGAGTTATCTGCCTCATTCAGGGTACCGCCAGCAGTGAGGTGAACGCCACAGAGGAGATGTCAACTCTCGTCAACTACATTGAACCTGTCAAATTCAAGAGCTTCGAGGTTGCAAccagtaagtgtgtgtgtgtgtgtgtgtgtgtgtgtgtgtgtgtgtgtgtgtgtgtgtgtgtgtgtgtgtgtgtgtatgttcgTGATGAGGAGGTAgatgaaaactgaaaaatgcTTTAATTTGTAAGACTGAAACTCTGTGCGTATGTGTGAGGTGAAGCAGGCAGGCCTCTGAGTCATCAGGCAGGCATTTAGGCTGTGCTCAGGTTGTCCACTGGTTTACTTGCCCACTTCACTTTGTATTGTTCACTATGTAGAGGCCTCATTGGAGTCGTAGGAGCAGACTGCTGCTGATGCATTTCTGACACTAGTTGATTGCAGCGTTGCCAAATCTGAGGTGATGGAcgaacatttgctgtttttgGTTGAGAACGTGTTAAATTACCATCGGTCTCCACAACACTGACATAAAACTTTTACAGAAATCTCTGCGTACttgtgtgttatttttcttaaaatcaCACTGTATCTAATCTACACAAGCACTGAATTCAGCAAAAAGTACGCAATTCATAAATGAACTCTACCCCCAAAACATAGGAAGATAtctaaaaacaacaactgttgGTAAACAATTGTTTTTAGAGCCACAGTGGACAAACTGTTTTAGCTTGAATGCTAATATTTAAAAGTGAGCTACATTACATGATTACGGTTTTGCCTTTTAAATCTGGTTCTTCATATCTTACTCATAATATCTTAAGTCCTGCATCTCGGGCAGAAAAAGAGACGAGCCTTCTCCCTGTTTAAATGTCTGACGAGTATTATGCTTACCAGGCATTCTCAGTGGGTAAGAACATTACGAGTAATGAACATTTCTGCTGGCTTTAGCATGCCCTGTCTGCTCCTGGCCACAGTGCAAGATGGTCTTTGTTTTATCAATGTAGTGTACAGCTTCTGTGCATCTCATTAGAAATGTTTTTCAGCTTGTAGTGGATGGATATATTTAGCTGTTGGTTATGGAGAGTAGAACTGGACTGAGGTTTTATTTCAGAGGCTGCTCTTATAGTTTGGGtgtaaaaacacagtttttaaGTCAGAATTCAGAGGCTGTGCATGCAAAATACAGCCCCAGAGCAGGAGGGAGTAAAACATGGTGTTTCAACTCCTTCACATTCTCAACAGAGAATAAATGAACAATTCGAATATAGCTAACGTGTTCTGGCTTAACAGATAATCGTCATTCTTGTTATACACATGGTAGATGATTTTGACAGATGTCTGTAACTGTATCCGTCCAATTTGACTTGCTGTCTCtgtttcttctctctttccatCCTCCAGAGAAGAGGAAGTTCTTTGAGATGTCGTCATTTGTGGAAACCAAAGGCATGGACACCCTGAAGAGCTTTCCGGTCGAGTTTGTTGAGTATCCTTAAAGGCTTCTCATCCCTTGAGAAGTTGGGCTTGTAAAAAGTATTATTTATGGTTTTGTGCTGATCTGTAAGCCAGTATGTCTTGACTGCCAAGCAGATATCCAGATAGCCTTTAAATGGAGATAGATTTTAAGCTAGTTCGGCATCAGGCGATGGTTTAAATTTGCGCTCGGACTACCAGAAAGCTCATTTTACCAAAAATATCGTTCTGTGCCTCACATAATTTGTGTATCCATTTGCAGTTATCTGTTGGTGGGATTAGGCAAACATTGAATTAcaataaaaagaagaacaatAAAATCTGAGGACCAACTTTATCCTTTCTTTGGGTCTTAATCTAAACTAAGTTTACTGTATCTATATACAGACATGAGAGTGGTATCAGTCTTCTCTTCCTACTCAGTAACACAAATGGTCATCACAACAAATACTGCACGTCTTATAAGGAGGTCTTTATCTTCCACTCTACCTAACATCACCAACAGATTTTGGTCTTGTGCAGCTTTTAGCATGTAAAGATTCCCTGCCGCACATGTGCGCCGCCCTTTATGTGTAAAGGTTGGGAGTCCCTAACAGTGCTCTTTCAGGTACAATAAGAACCAGCTGAGCCGAATTTACCCCAAGGGAACAAGGGTCGACAGCTCCAACTACTTGCCTCAGCTCTTCTGGAACGTCGGTTGCCAGATGGTGGCGCTCAACTTTCAGACTCTTGGTAAGCACTTTTATGTGACTGCAAGTAAAGAGATACGCTTCCTAAGTCCAGATGACAGTAACAGCGTTTTATATTTATTAAAGGTCGGATTTATGTCCTAATTGTCCTACACTTCTCTGTATTTTCCTCTACTTATTCATATTGTGAGACCTGTTGTCGGAAATAAAGAGTAAATAGTGTCTATCTTGTTTCTGATCTTAGTAGATACCGTGAAATAGTTTATATAAAAAGCCTCTGTAGCTTTCAACACTCAAAAGTCTTTATCTTCCCATTCCCAATTTTGTCACCCTTCTGCCATCTCTCAGACCTTCCTATGCAGGTGAACATGGGGGTGTTTGAATACAACGGCCGCAGTGGCTACCTGCTGAAACCAGAGTTCATGAGAAGGACGGACAAACACTTTGACCCTTTTACAGAAAACATTGTTGATGGAATAGTCGCCAATACAGTcaaaataaaggtaaaaatgaacaaaagagTTCTTGGTTTGTAATTGTCTGAGATATGCAGGTTTTGTGAGTTTCTATGATAACGATGCATTTTTCTACTTCCACTAGGTGATCTCAGGTCAGTTTCTGACTGATAAAAAGGTGGGTGTGTACGTAGAGGTGGACGTCTTTGGACTTCCGACGGATACAAAGAGAAAGTACAAAACCAAAACATCCAATGGGAACTCACTGGATCCTGTATGGGATGATGAAATGTTTGTCTTCAATAAGGTAACTTGAAGACCAGGCTGAAATTCAGATGTCTGAAATCTCGGTTTCCCTTTCATCTCTATCTCACATCCTCTTTAAACTTCTCTCCCTTCTCATCCAGATTGTCCTCCCTACACTCGCCTCCCTGAGAATAGCTGTGTCTGAGGAAAACGGCAAGTTTATTGGACACCGAATTCTACCTGTGTCGGCTATTAGACCTGGTAAAAACACACTCACACCCAAAACACTCTCTTTCAACAAGAAGTCACTTTATGGAAGCAAAGTCTTTTGTCGCTCAGTGAAAACATAACTCATGGTCTACCTTTTGCCGATGGCCATGAGACAGCTATTTACATGTTTGGTCCTTCCTTCAAGGCTACCACTACATCAACCTGAAGAATGAGCTCAACCAGCCACTTATGCTGCCCTCCCTTCTGGTTTACATTGAAGCTCAGGACTACATCCCAAATGAACACCAGGGTAAGAGCACCAGATTTACCGCCGTGCACCACACAGCCTGACCCTTTAACCATACGACTGGTTGCACATGCCCTCCTTTCTGTCATTGTTGGGCCATACTACTGTAATCATGGTGTAAGGTACAAGACAGCTAACCCAAATTTGATTTCATGGTGACTTCACCTATAAGGTAATTACTTTTCAGCTTAGCATATAATTTGTCTCAAAAGTTAGGACTAACGAAATTAGCCTTCACTGCTCACCTACTCACCAGTGCAACATGGGTTTGAAATGCACTTATTTTCTTGTTTAAAATGCAACGATGCCACTCATGTTGACAGGGGTAAATATGAAGTCAGCAGTCTTGTCATGCATGTACACTCAACTCAACTtaatttataaagccctttaaaaaagccgtggctgaaacaaagtgctgtacatgagtaaGAACAtgaaatataaggcataaaacgtaagaacaatataaaaacaataataaacaattacaatattaaaacaatgaaacaataacagaaacagagtctcatgctgggttaaaagccagggaataaaaatgggttttaagacgagttttaaaaatggacggtgaaggggcttgtcttatgtgaaatgggaggtcgttccacagtttaggaccggcagcggaaaaggctcggtcTCCTCTGAGCCTCCTCCTCTGAGCCTCCGTACACAGCACAATAGACGGCACTATCCCGCATTAAAGGTGGTGTCAGCCTTTCTGTTGATATATCCACAACACTAAGGCATCTTTCTGTACGCTCAGACTACGCAGAGGCCCTGACCAACCCCATCAAGCACATCAGTCAGTGGGCTAAGAGAGAGAGACAGCTGGCTGATCTCATTGTGGACAACAGCGAGGTGAGACACATCCATGTGCCactgaaaataattaaaagaaaataaaatcttGACATTTTGCAGGGGGATTGGAGCATTTGAGTGACAAGGAAGACATCCcctttgtttcttttatcagtACCACGTTTAGTCCCTATTAATTCATGAAGTGTGAATGTTACTTTTGGTCAGCTTGGCACCAGCCAGCTCAGAGAAGGCGAGATCAAAGAATCTGAAGTCATTCCAGCGGATCAACTCCCCTCCCCCGTAAAGCAGCTTATCACGTGCCCTACAGATGAATTCAATGATGTCATCAAGTTGCCTACTCCAGGTTGGTACATCCACAATCGATCAAACACAAACATTCAGCTTATCAGCACATATTCTTATGTCTCATCCTCATACAAAGGGTAATTGGGAATACACAAATGTAATGTGTGTAAAGGGCATTTGgtaagacagtttttttttgtttttttttcttctcatgaACTTTCTTCGGCCGTGTTGGGAAATACATGCAAAATACCAACGTTTTGTGAATTAAAGCACCAAGCCTCGGAGTAATCCGGAGGAGATTTTAGTTACGCATCTCGtttcagtcattttttaaaaaagtgttaTCCTTTTGAACACAAGCTCATGCGGTGAACTTACATTGAAGCCCATATCTCTGTCATTACATAGACATGAGCACACATTATTTTGCTGTCTGTGCATGCTCCGTTTGTCCGTCACCCATCTCACATGTCCTGTGTGTGCGCTTCTcctgtgtgcgtgcgtgtgcttGTGTGCAGCACAAACTCAGAAGGAGGACCTCATAGCCACTGTcctgtcaggtgaggtcatcgCAACGCATTCATTTCCATACTGAAAATCGATGCGATCATTTTGTTGCATTGagctgcatgaaaaaaaatacctgTAAGTCCCTTCCATAAGTTGGACTGGGCAGTTCTCTGCAAGGTTTTAatttctctgtctttctctgtcAATCTTTTAGAAATCCTCGTGCATTCTGTGGAGGAACTGAAGCAGCAGAAGAATTATTTGAAATTTGTTAAGAAACAGAACAAAGAACTCAAAGAGCTGCATAAGAAACACCTTAAGAAGGTAAGtgcaaaacagaaacacacaaattTATTCCATCTGTATTTCATTTTACACTCCTCGTGTTGGGTTAAATCCAGAAACTGTTTGTGAAAACTCTGCTGCTCAAGATACATAAACATGATTTCATTTTGCACACGTGCTACAAAACTATTAGTGTTTTTTGCATGTGTAGGTGTGGAATCTGAGTAAGGAGCAGAAGAGCCGCACCAGTCAACTTCAGTCTGACACCCAGAGGAGACGCAGTCAGATCGAGAAACACCTCAAACGCAGCATTAAGAAAAAGTAAGTATAGATTAATGGACAGAGGGGCTTGAAAGCAGGCAATTTTATCCACCTTGGTTTGTCTCTTCGGTACACCTCCAAGCGAGTAAAGTTCCACGCACATGTTGGTCAGGTCTAAtgtaagaataaaaataatgtaAGGTTGAAAGAAATTCCAAATCTAAAAAAAGCCACATATATGGATGGATTTAAAATGAAGGTAAAGATGAAAGACAGAAACCCTGAGAAGGAGTGGTCGCAAATTGCAGAGAGAAGCTCCCTGTTGAACTTCTTTGTATGGGTGGCAGCTGATTGAACCTGACTTCATGTGTACCTCAGTGAGCCGCCGGAACCGGTGCAGGGGGAGTTGACTGCATTGGATCAGGAACTTGAGAAGCAAACGGTACAGCTGCAGGAGTGGCAGATGCAGGAACTCCTAAAGCTTCGGCAAAAGCTGCACCTGCTGGAAAGAGAGAAGCAACAAACTCATCTGCAAGAGGTGACAACTGACCCATGAGTTTTTAATGGAAGCCTGACTAATGACTTGCATGGCTTATTAGATTAACATTAGCTTTGATTATATTGATGGAGTATTTAAAAGACTAAAGGTGTCTTTGTTTCTAAAGTATAAGAAAATAACCTTTAACTTAGCTCACCAGTGTTGTTTATGTCGCTATGCATTACGCATAGTAGTAATGTAAGATGAGCCCCAGTCTGCACTATACATCAGGATAAAGGGGTAGGGGCACACTAAGTCAGATTAAAGAGAGAATAAAAGTGTCATGACACAATATTAAGAGCTAAACTGTTTGTTTAACTTTTGTAAATGTCGATGCTTCTGTTCCCAGATGGTACATCAAAGCCAGCCAGATATAATAACATCATGGCAGATATCATGTGATAAGCAACACTCGGGATCTCTTTCCTGACAGCAGATGATGTAACAACAACACAGAAGCTGTATTTGCTCCGCTTTTTTTAagaaaagctgtaaaaacttgCTTTTGAATCGATGTCTCTCCTGCTGACCAGTAAAAGTTACCATTTTACATCCTCACCAAACTAATGTATTGTGCACAAAAAGTAAGGTTGGATGTTGGTAACATGCGATAAACTAATTGGAGCATATTATGGCCTTTAAGTCTTATTAGTCGGGGGCTCCTTTTTTAAATATAGACTCACTCAGATCTTAAAACACAAAGTGCAATCTAAGAAACTCTGTGGCACTTCAGTGTGTCTGCACAGTATTTTGCTGACGGGTTATCTTCTGCTGGGATGTGTTTTTAGGCCTTCCAAAAGTTAAAGGAGATGGCCCACGAATGTCAAGCATctcagctgaagaagctaagggAGACATGTGAGAAGTAAGTGCAGTTATTGGACCATGCGCAGTGTGTTAAGACCATAGATATTTAGCCCCTGCTGCTTTTACTTTCTGCTTTTAGTCCCTGATATGGTATTGCTAAGTCTTAGTTTTCTCTTCAAAACTTGTTAATTGCATTCTTTTGGATGTAATATTGATGCTCAACTGTGTGAAGGGAGAAGAAGGAGCTCCAGAAGATCCTGGACAGGAAACGACAAAACAGCATCAGTGAAGCCAAGAACAGAGACAAAGACAAGGCTGAATCGTAATAAACTTGTTTCCTTTTTCTATCTTTATTTGTGCCTCTAAGCAAACAATGAGGTGATTGTTGTGTATTTAGGCTGTCAGGCCTTACACTTAtccacattttttcttttaaactgttCTTCTTTACGTTCTCCAGGGAACTGAATGAGATCAACAGGAAACATATTCAAGATTCTGTCACCTTAATCCGCAGGGTAAGGGCCTACCCACACCCTTTATCACCCAGAGTCCTAAAGAGTTCCaccattttcattttcacagtGCTCTTTTCAGCTTTTGTAATCATCTCTACTCCACTACCCTCAAACattatcttcattttcttttcttttgctccTTCTTCATCTATAGATGCTTTCTCCTTAAACCTTTGACTCTTGTCTCTTCTCTCTGCCCATCAGCTGGAGGAGGCACAGACCAGGAGGCAGGAGAAGCTCGTGCTGAGGCAGCGGGAGGTGCTGCAACACATAGACGAAGAGTTTCCGCTGGTGAGCAGCAAAACACAGGCTCAGGGAGTCCATTCTGCCACACAAAGTCAACAAAACGTACCACTCTACTAGGCTGTGTCAGAGACCTTTCTAAAAGCTCTGTGTTCCTATACGGCTCTGTTCAGAGCTGATATCAGCATGTCGCCTGTCTTCCCACCTGTCATTAAAATCTATGCCTGCACGGTCCTTGAGTGACCACTTGGTATTAGATCTCTTTATACGAGGGTTGGCTGGATAAAAAAACTTTGTGGGGCACTTCAACTTTCAGGCCAAATGTCTGGAAAAACTGTTAATTTCTCAGGGATTCGAATGCTCAATAGTGCCACCTGTATGCCTTTATGTACTGTAGCTTTTACTATGTCCACTTCAAATCAGCAGGTGGCTTCAGTTTATGCGTCCCATCACTCCTGCATATGGCTGTCAGCTGAGCAACAAACAGGTCATCAGCAGGTCGAGTGACGTTTCTGTAACATCCAGAATGCCACACATTCATTAACCTGAAATTAGTTAGATGATTGGGGATGTTGCAGTTCTCAGTGTTGGCAAATCTCTGCTGACTCATAAACCAAGGCAGTTTTCTTGATGAATCGGCCTTCATACACAAAGCTATAAACGGTTATTAAGAGGCGTTTGTGGTCACTTCTTAAGAACTCATACTGGCCTCAAAGTtaacaaacagtttttttttatcttactgTTTCTAAGAAAGCAAGTTTCCTCATTTTAGCTGTGTTTTCTGGTCCAGCTTCAGTCTCAGTTGGAGAAAGAACtggaggaggagcagcggcGACTacctgaggaaatctgccagtACCTTCATTTGGAGCTCCAAAACAAAGGTCTGCGAAAAGATGCCCTGTTCTCATCTCTGTCCAATCACAGCAGCCCCTGCTCGGGTCCGGCCTCTAATTGCTCCACACCCTCTCTCCCATCAACACCCAATCGGAGCCCCTGGAACAGGAGCATGGACAATAGCCTTGCCTCGCTGGCTGATTCGACGTCATCATCCAACACACCTGTCCTGTCAGAGGCTGAGATTTCACTCAGTTAGACTTATTACTTGTAAAAAGATACATTCAACAGGGGTCTATAGTGATCTGGGATAGTAATGATAAAGATTATATACTaattttattcttgttttttttttattattacagactgttttgtctttgtctagAGAGctgtattattttttattatgccATTTGTTGTTGCATTTGTTGGAATATTTCATAAGATTCATAATcaaacatttattattttttttacgttatatttttttcttgcttttaaTCTCTCCTATCTTTACTCTTTGCATCATTTCCATTTGTCTGTGGCCGTTAAGCTTTGCTGCAGTTTTGCTGCTTTACGGTAAAACAATTGTTgctaaagcttttttttttaatgtatctgcTTTAACCAATTTACAACTTTTTTGGAAAGCTTAGAAGTGTTTAGAGGGGTGAGCGGCTAGAAAATAGCTCATGGTATCTAACACACATTCTGTTGGCTTCATTGTTGAATGGAGATGGTCACCAAAAAAGCCGGATATATGTTTGTGGCCACATATGTAGTTGCTTAATGATGGCTTTCTGTCACTGAGAAAGATGAGACACTATTTAAAACACAATTTAAAGATATGTGCTGCAACtgatcttaaaaaaaacaaaacaaaaaaaaaaacatgttttccaCTCTTGCTAGTGAAAACTATCCAGGTGAGAAAAGTagtagaaatgaaagaaaagagtgGAGAAGTAATACtctgatcttaatctttttCAGAAAGGTTTGAAATCTTGAGTTTTAGCTGTAATAAAAGCAGCTGACCAGTAAGTGGTGCTGCAaccttatcttttttttctttcaattttaaATTGGTAGGTtgagttttctttttccttcccaTCTGATAATCCATTTGTACCATACcctgacacagagacacacccGTTTGGCCATATTTTGCTGCGTCATTTGTCAGAATAAAGCCTACGACTTTTAGCCTTGATTCAAATTCCGGTTAAGGTTGCATGGGTGATGGGTGTGTGTCAGCAGGTTCAAGTGACGTAACAGTCGCTGTCTAGATCCTGTGTAAGCAGACAGCTCTCTCATAAaactcatatacacacacacacaccttttctCAAGCACAGACAGATGCAGTTTATTGGTTTAGTCTCTGAAATCCTCATCCCATCCAATCCACTCCCTGTTTAGCgagcagaaaacacacacatatgcacacactctTGGGGCAAACCTCAGTAATTTTTTATAAATATCAGAGATTACCGAACTCTAAGAgatgtctgtgcatgtgtgtggccTGGAGATAATCTCTTGGTGGGACATATGCTTTCAGGGACCATAATACTTCCTTCTAAATGAAGTCTGTTcaatatgagtgtgtgtgtatccgTGTATTTATGTCCTCTTGCAGTTAGTTTGCCACTTTGGCAGTCTGGAGAAGGACATTTGCTAAATTAGCAAGTCTTCTGATGATGATTTAAAGCTGCACTATGACATCTTAATGTAAAACTGAGACTCTTTTGGTCTCATGGTAGTTGTTTACTGCTGCTTTTACTTCACTTAAGCCTCAAAATTCCATTACCCTGTTTTTTCCAATTTTTGTAAGTGAACATAGGAAAGGTTTTATTCTAAGTCGAATATGCTCTTTTGGATATTGCACATTCTGTTCAGTGTGTTACATACTCCTGTCCAGCCAGATATTGAATGTGGGATTGTGGTGCACAAACTGAATGGCATGCTGGGTTAAATGCCAGCTTTGACTCTAGCAAAGCTTCCTGTATttatgttgtcatttttcctCAATGTCATAGTagccttttctctttctttcctgtGTTGTCCACTGTGAGGGGTGAAAAGTGGTGGTACTATGTATAGGTAATCTACGTTGATGTTTAATTATATTTGAATTTTACTACTGACTACTAGTGCTGGTTAGTGATGGAGGGCTGGGGGGACAAACAAAAGTGAGCTTAATGTTAacattt containing:
- the plcb3 gene encoding 1-phosphatidylinositol 4,5-bisphosphate phosphodiesterase beta-3, translating into MAGAKPGVHALQLKPVSVHEVLKKGGKFIKWEEEPNCCHPTLVTLKVDPDGFFLYWTGGSSLEVEVLDISTIRDTRTGKYAKQPKEHKTREVLGFGKANVEGKLVTIVYGNDLVNISFLNFQATQEEDAKIWTDELFTLATNILSQNSSRNKFLRKAYTKLRLQVHQDGKIPVKNILKLFSDKKRVEAALEQCGLLNNRTEGIKPDDFTWEAFQKFLHSLSLRPEIEKIFEEIGSKRKPFIVLDQFTEFINYKQRDSRLNEVLYPPLKREQVRQIMEKYDTNSSQLDRDQISLQSFTRYLGGEENTIVPPEKLDIIDDMHQPLSHYFINSSHNTYLTVGQLTGLSSVEMYRQVLLTGCRCIELDCWKGRLPDEEPYITHGFTMTTEIPFKEVIEAIAESAFKTSPYPVILSFENHVDSSKQQAKMAEYCRTIFGDALLIDPLDKYPLVPGQPLPSPQEMMGKILVKNKKKHHHHRPSESSSSIRRKDPGEQSSPVNDSPLTDGDGSQMLSNGEENLAERMVKDSEPRKSIGGEGESEEDEEDEPEKKPNSDEGTASSEVNATEEMSTLVNYIEPVKFKSFEVATKKRKFFEMSSFVETKGMDTLKSFPVEFVEYNKNQLSRIYPKGTRVDSSNYLPQLFWNVGCQMVALNFQTLDLPMQVNMGVFEYNGRSGYLLKPEFMRRTDKHFDPFTENIVDGIVANTVKIKVISGQFLTDKKVGVYVEVDVFGLPTDTKRKYKTKTSNGNSLDPVWDDEMFVFNKIVLPTLASLRIAVSEENGKFIGHRILPVSAIRPGYHYINLKNELNQPLMLPSLLVYIEAQDYIPNEHQDYAEALTNPIKHISQWAKRERQLADLIVDNSELGTSQLREGEIKESEVIPADQLPSPVKQLITCPTDEFNDVIKLPTPAQTQKEDLIATVLSEILVHSVEELKQQKNYLKFVKKQNKELKELHKKHLKKVWNLSKEQKSRTSQLQSDTQRRRSQIEKHLKRSIKKNEPPEPVQGELTALDQELEKQTVQLQEWQMQELLKLRQKLHLLEREKQQTHLQEAFQKLKEMAHECQASQLKKLRETCEKEKKELQKILDRKRQNSISEAKNRDKDKAESELNEINRKHIQDSVTLIRRLEEAQTRRQEKLVLRQREVLQHIDEEFPLLQSQLEKELEEEQRRLPEEICQYLHLELQNKGLRKDALFSSLSNHSSPCSGPASNCSTPSLPSTPNRSPWNRSMDNSLASLADSTSSSNTPVLSEAEISLS